Proteins from a genomic interval of Diprion similis isolate iyDipSimi1 chromosome 10, iyDipSimi1.1, whole genome shotgun sequence:
- the LOC124411183 gene encoding protein BTG2-like gives MRLEIVSAADFLVHLLRLQAGQLSERQLQMFKSSLSEVLRRRYRDHWFPDRPNRGSGYRCLRINGKMDPVIAQAGANVGLLPTVLHNLFPTELTMWIDPAEVSYRIGENGSICVLYERTEPDPEESQQFESCKESLFMEHTQFSEQIAAFVSS, from the coding sequence ATGAGGTTGGAAATCGTGTCCGCGGCGGACTTTCTCGTGCATTTACTAAGGCTGCAAGCCGGCCAGCTGTCCGAGCGGCAGCTGCAAATGTTCAAGTCATCGCTCTCCGAGGTACTGCGACGCCGATACAGAGACCACTGGTTTCCGGACCGGCCAAACCGAGGTTCGGGGTACCGATGCCTCCGCATAAATGGTAAAATGGATCCGGTGATCGCCCAGGCCGGAGCAAACGTCGGTCTCCTGCCCACCGTTCTCCATAACCTGTTTCCGACGGAGCTGACGATGTGGATCGACCCCGCCGAGGTCTCGTACAGGATCGGTGAGAACGGCTCGATCTGTGTTCTGTACGAACGTACGGAGCCGGACCCAGAGGAGTCGCAACAGTTCGAGAGCTGCAAGGAATCGTTATTCATGGAGCACACGCAATTTAGCGAGCAGATCGCCGCTTTCGTATCAAGTTGA